The Filimonas lacunae genomic sequence AGCTGCCCACTTCAATCATATCAGGCAGCATACGGTGGGTGGTACCACCTAAAGCGTCCACGCCTTCAATAACAAGCATGTTACTGCCTATGCCGGATATTTTAGCGCCCATCCTGTTTAACATGCGGCATAACTGCTGCACATAAGGTTCGCAGGCGGCGTTGTAAATAGTGGTAGTGCCTTCTGCCATTACCGCAGCCATTACAATGTTGGCGGTACCGGTAACGGAAGGTTCGTCCAGCAGCATAAAAGTGCCTTTCAAACGGGAAGTGCTTAACTGGAAATAATTAAGCTCGTCGTGATAATCAAAACGGGCTCCCAGTTTTTCAAAACCAATAATATGGGTATCCAGCCTGCGGCGACCAATTTTATCGCCACCTGGCTTGGGAATAAATGCCTTTTTAAAGCGGGCCAGCATAGGGCCGGCAATCATCACACTGCCACGCAGGCGTCCGCCTTTTTTACGAAAATCTTCTGAGCTGAGATAATCTACATCTACGTTATCCGCCTTAAAAATACAGGTTTGCCTGTCAACACGGTCCGCTTTCACTCCCATATCCTGTAACAGCTCAATCAGCAGATTTACGTCCAGGATATCAGGAATATTTTCAATGGTAACAGATTCGGGGGTCAACAGTACTGCAGAAATAATTTGTAGTGCCTCGTTTTTAGCACCTTGGGGCACAATTGTGCCCTGCAGCTTTTTGCCGCCCTTTACTTCAAATGAAGCCATATAGGAGTTTACTTAAATCTCTTCTTGAAATTCTGGTTATTGTTGTTACGGTTGTTACTACCGCCACCGCCATTATTGTTGCGGTTATTGCCATTACCATTGTTGCCACGGTTGTTGCTGCCACCACCGTTATTACGGTTATTGTTGTTATTGCTGCGACCACCGCCACTTTTAAAGCTTTGCTGTTGTCTTCCGCCGCGATTGTTGCTACGGGAAGGATAATCGTCGCGATCAAATGCCGGAGCCCTGTGCTTAATGTAAGGAGTATTGCTGAATTCCAGTTCACCACCGGTAATCTGGTTCATCTCCACACGGATGGCATCGTCGTGTACCAGTTCTTTATGCCAGTTGCTGTAAGCCAGCTTCATGTAGTAAGCTACTGTGTTGGCAAAACCTGCTTTTTTCTCAGGATCTTCTTCATTCAACGCTTTTTCTATTACTGTTTCCAGGTTTTTGCCCAGGTGCGAGTATTTAGGGTAGCGCTTAGGATAAGGCAGCGGATCAGGTCTGGCCTTATAGGTTTCTTTTGTAGGAATAGGATAAGGGCTATCCACTTCTAATTTAAAATCGCTGATATAAAAAAGGTGATCCCAAAGCATGTGTCTGAAATCCTCCACATTTTTCAGGTGGGGGTTTAAAAATCCCATCAGTTCAATCACCACTTTAGTCTGTTGCTGACGTTCTTCCCTGTCTTCAAGCGTTAGCAGGTGTTCTACCATCTTCTGAATATGGCGGCCATATTCACGCATTACTAAATAATTCCGGGTAGTATTGTATTCCATTAAAAATTATTGCTTATGTAACAAATGTACTGATTTTATGCCATGCTGCGAATCAGATGAAAGCAGTGGGGAATAATCTCAATTTTCAGCTCTTCTATCGTTTCCCGTGGTTCACCATCAATATGCAGGGGAGCATGTTTCAGATTTTTGATGGTTAATGAGGGAGTTTGAAAATACAGCACGTTTTTGTTGGCCATATCTTCTACCAGTTGCTGTAGCTTATTATTGCCCCTAATCTGACGCAAGATAGCAAAAGGAAGCTTGGCTTTATTCATTTTTTGGGCAATTACAATATCCAGTAGCCCATCCTGCAGGCTGGCAGCCGGCGCAATGGTAAAGTTGTTACCAAACTGGTTACTGTTAGCCACACTGATAAAGAAAGCATCCGTAAAAAACGAAAAACTGTCTAAAACCACCTCAAACTGATAAGGATGTGCCTTAAAAAAGTTCAGCAGGCTTTGCTGGGTATAGGTTAATAGCCCTCTGGAATCTTTAGTGGCAAAATCGTGTGCCACCTGGGCGTCGAAGCCTAAACCGGTAAGCATACACGAAAACTGATCATTTACCATAAAGGCATCCACCGGCATGGCGCTACCTGTTAAAATCAGTTCAAAGGCTTCTTTGGGCTTTTTAGGAATGCCGGCCGAAAAAGCCAGGCCATTACCACTACCAAAAGGGATAATGCCAAACCGCACGGGCAGGTGTCGCAGGGCGTTGATTACCTGGTTCACAGTTCCGTCACCGCCAATGATCACTATATCGGTTATTTGCTCGTCACGTATCTTATCAATCAGGAAATCATAATTTCCCGTTGAGCTGGTAGGTACAATTTCGTAGTTGAGATTACGCTGATTGCTGATATTTTTCAACAATTTGATAAAGGCCTCTTTTTTAGAGGTTCCTGATATCGGATTTACAAGATAAATAAATCTGCGTGTCACTATATTGTCTCTAAGGCCACTTTTAATTGTTTTCACATTCAATGTTTCTACCGGTGGCACCGCTGCTGAATATTCCATTACACTGTTTAATCGTTAGAAAAATGAACAGGCAAAGTAAACGATAATATTGCCAAAAATGACAGCCTTGTTTTAACTCTGGCGTATAATTAACGAATAGGGTGCCAGTTTGTTTACACAATTGTGTTTTATTGGTGTTAAAAGGAACATTTACAGCCATAAAGGGAATATTTTTGAGGGGTAAACAATTACCAAAAGTGAAACAGGTTTTTCCTTTTGTGTGCTTGTTACCTCCCTTAGGGAAAGGGTACCGGATGGGAGTAAAAAACTGTAGGTAAATAGTTTAGTATAATATTTATTTATTCCGGAAATAGTATCATATTCGTATAGAAGAGCTTTTGAAAAACGATTCGCTGACCATTTTAGCAGAAGAGGTGTTACCATCAACCCCAGTGCATTCTTCGGGTTCTGGCCTATTGCTATTATTGAATTTTATGTGTATTCGTTTTGCGTTGAAATACTTACTAATGTGTTGATTCCCCTACAAAATTATCGTGGTGTGCTTTGTATGTGATTGGTGGTACTTGCTGTGCAATGGCAGGCGCTTACCGGCACTCCTGTAGTATGCTGGTTCGGTTTGCATGTGCTTGCTGTGCAGTTGAAATTACTTATGGTAAAGATGCAGCTATGTACAATAGTGTGGTAAGTGCTTATTTCTGAAAGTAAAGTTTTTACAACTTGTTTGTAAGTGCTGTACAAGACATGTAAGATCCTTCCCATGCATTGGTACAAACTGCAGAACATTTTCAAAGTAAGTACAAATGATTGTGCAGTGCTTACGATATTGTTTGTATGTACTTACAAAGTGTGTTGTAAGTACATACAAAGTCCTCTGTAAGTACTTACGAATGGTTTTAAAGTACTTACAAAGTCTTCTGTAAGCACTTACAAAGTGTGTTGTAAGTACATACAAGGTCCTCTGTAAGTACTTACGAATGGTTTTAAAGTACTTACAAAGTCTTCTGTAAGCACTTACAAAGTGTATTGTAAGTACATACAAGGTCCTCTGTAAGTACTTACGAATGGTTTTAAAGTACTTACAAAGTCTTCTGTAAGCACTTACAAAGCGTATTGATGTTGTTGAAAATCAAAACAAAGTTTTAAAACAGGCTGTAGAGCGCTTTATTATCAATAAATCCAATTCCCATGAAAAGCCATAAGGAAGAAGTGGCGTTAGGTTTCTTCATTCGCTGTTTCTTCTGATTTTTTAACCTGAAAAATCAGAATATGGCTGTAAAAAACGTGGATGGAACTGCCATCCAACTCTGTGGATTAAGTAGAATTGACTTGCTTGTGGATGACCTGCTGCAAACAGGACTTACCAACACACCTGTAACAAGCGTATTGTCTGAGTGTAAAGCTGTTTGTAATCACATCCGGAAAGATCTGATTACCAAAATGGCCACTCTTCCTAAAAAAGGAAAAAAATCGTGTATTGCCAATACTCGTAAGGTACTGGTGGAAATTTACGACAGACTGGATAATGGTATCCAGCAATTTAGAAAAAGAGAAAGCAGTGTAATAGCCTATAGCAACCTGCTATACGAAATCAAAAAAGTGCTGTGCTTTATTGAGCAGCGGTGGCTTCTGCATTGTTCGGGAGATGTGAAAAAAACAGACAGGGAAATTTTTGATATTCGTTCTGTCTGGTGCAGAAAATTTCGTGTATTAAAAAAGCAATGCAGGGGTATTGACAAAGCATTGAGCGATGCTGTGTTACAAACACTGTTCAGTTTTATTTCTACCAAAAAAACTTACCAGCTCACAGCTGATCGTATTGATTATGTCAATGATGTTTTTTTGCAATTAGAGCAGCTGCTGGCGAATGCTTCCAATAGCATAAAACTAGAGGGTGGTATCATGTCTATGTTGATAAGTAAAGAGTTCAACGCGCCTTTATTTATTGCTTACTACAAGCAACACCTGGATGATAAAATTCACCTGCTAACAGCTTATGATGAAAAAATTGCGGGGTATCATCTGGCTCTTGCCCACCTGAATTTTCTACTGCCTGTATCACCCACTCCCTTATTCTCCAGCACACCATCGTTACAGGATGAAATCACTTACTGGGTAAATGGTTCTGTTACCTTACTAAAGGAAAAAGAGCATATGCACCGATGTCAGAACCAGACAGGAAAAGAAATCCGGAAACCTGATAAAATCATTTACAAAGAGCCGGCTTTTGTGGTAGCAGAAACGTATAAAATGATGCTGACCTGTGGCTTTATTTTAAACGACAGTTTTGCGCAATTATGTAATGCTGTTATAGAAACCGGAGATATAGGAAAAGGGAATTCGTGTTCCGGTAATTACCTGGAGAGTGCTACCAGGCGTAATAGGGAAAAGTCCCGGAAAATTATCAGGGAATACGTTATGAAGTTCCTGGACTATCTCGATGGTAACATTGAGTAACCCGGTGCGTACCTTATGCGTACCTTATGCGTACCTGAAGTTGTGGGTACGCTTAAGTGTATTGCGCTGATTTTCATTTTCTTATATAAAAACTGATTACTACACGAAACTTTACAACCAATATTTTAAAAAATCTTTTCCGCATGTGCATTGCCTTTGAGCATGGGTACGCGTACGGTACGCGCTGGTAAGCAGGCTAACCGTCAGCAATTTTATATTGCAAAGCAGCTAACCAATTGATCAGAACGGCCGTTCGCCTCCAGGCTGTGATTGCTTATCCGGTTATTGCGCATAAAAAAGCATCACAACAAGGGAGGATACATAAGGCTAAGCGGCTTTGTCCAATTCATTAAAAACAAATAACTCATTTTTTATGAAAAAGACATTTTTCTCATTTGTGCCACGTAATGATGGCGAATTAGCAGTGTGGGCGGTTAACCTGAAAGAAAAAATTGTGATATGGGGGCCAATACTTGGCTATTCTGCTGCACAGGTTTCGCAAATTCAGGACTACTGTCAGTTTATTATAGATGCGGTAAATAAAGTGGAAGCTAAGCGCGGCGAGCTTTCTAATGCGGTGAATGCCAAAAATGAAATGCGGGAGAACGAGTTACAGCTGGTGGTAAATTCTCTGCTTGCTTTAAAAAAGCATCCTGCTTACCTGCCTTCTATCGGTGGCGAATTAAGAATTATAGGCTCGGTTCAGGTATTAAATCCTGAATACCTGAAGCCTATTTTAAGCGCCGAGGTGCATGCAGGTAAAGTAACCCTGGCCTTCAACCTGCAAAAAATGAACTGCGTAAGTGTTTATTGCCGGCCTAAAGGAACAATGGGATGGGAAAAACTGGGTAATGATTATGAAAGTCCCTACGAAGACAAAAGACCACTTGCAGTGGCCAACCAGCCGGAAATACGCGAATACATGGTTCGCTATTTCAACGGCAGGGAGGAAATTGGTAAACCCAGCGATATTGTAACCGTAACCTATGGAGGATAACATGATGAAGCTAACATTAACACGCACCTATCGCCCAGGTGGAACCAACGGGACTTTGGAGCTGAATGGTAAACTGGTTTGTTATACCATAGAATTGCCCTGGCGCGACAATAAACCCCAGGTAAGCTGTATTCCG encodes the following:
- the murA gene encoding UDP-N-acetylglucosamine 1-carboxyvinyltransferase, with amino-acid sequence MASFEVKGGKKLQGTIVPQGAKNEALQIISAVLLTPESVTIENIPDILDVNLLIELLQDMGVKADRVDRQTCIFKADNVDVDYLSSEDFRKKGGRLRGSVMIAGPMLARFKKAFIPKPGGDKIGRRRLDTHIIGFEKLGARFDYHDELNYFQLSTSRLKGTFMLLDEPSVTGTANIVMAAVMAEGTTTIYNAACEPYVQQLCRMLNRMGAKISGIGSNMLVIEGVDALGGTTHRMLPDMIEVGSFIGLAAMTQSEILIKGAGVEHLGVIPEKFRQLGIRMDIKGDDIFIPSQEKYEISTFLDGSVLTVYDHPWPGFTPDLISIVLVVATQAVGSVLIHQKMFESRLFFVDKLIDMGAQIILCDPHRATVIGLGRKNQLRGITMSSPDIRAGQALLIAALSAEGKSVIQNIEQIDRGYQYIDQRLNSLGAEITRIP
- a CDS encoding DUF4290 domain-containing protein; the protein is MEYNTTRNYLVMREYGRHIQKMVEHLLTLEDREERQQQTKVVIELMGFLNPHLKNVEDFRHMLWDHLFYISDFKLEVDSPYPIPTKETYKARPDPLPYPKRYPKYSHLGKNLETVIEKALNEEDPEKKAGFANTVAYYMKLAYSNWHKELVHDDAIRVEMNQITGGELEFSNTPYIKHRAPAFDRDDYPSRSNNRGGRQQQSFKSGGGRSNNNNNRNNGGGSNNRGNNGNGNNRNNNGGGGSNNRNNNNQNFKKRFK
- a CDS encoding diacylglycerol/lipid kinase family protein yields the protein MEYSAAVPPVETLNVKTIKSGLRDNIVTRRFIYLVNPISGTSKKEAFIKLLKNISNQRNLNYEIVPTSSTGNYDFLIDKIRDEQITDIVIIGGDGTVNQVINALRHLPVRFGIIPFGSGNGLAFSAGIPKKPKEAFELILTGSAMPVDAFMVNDQFSCMLTGLGFDAQVAHDFATKDSRGLLTYTQQSLLNFFKAHPYQFEVVLDSFSFFTDAFFISVANSNQFGNNFTIAPAASLQDGLLDIVIAQKMNKAKLPFAILRQIRGNNKLQQLVEDMANKNVLYFQTPSLTIKNLKHAPLHIDGEPRETIEELKIEIIPHCFHLIRSMA